A portion of the Novosphingobium sp. KA1 genome contains these proteins:
- a CDS encoding CaiB/BaiF CoA-transferase family protein, translating into MSTNQNDMAAGNAALAGIRVIDMSRVFAAPIGAQILGDLGADVIKIERPGVGDDGRGYGFSWVPGKDGIETRHSSFFTVSNRNKRSITLNHAKPEGQAILKELVKTADVLIENYKVGDLARFGLDYESLKAINPRLIYCSVTGFGQTGPMAARPGYDGLFQATGGMMAVTGIPEGQPGAGPLKTGPSLVDFVTGHNTALAILGALQYRHRSGEGQFIDIALLDSSVAMVSHIMQDYLISGQAPPRLGNGGNGGGPADLMHCADGIVYLTAGTDEHYRRLTVLMERPELFTDPRFDSNLKRGKTNRAELMDLINAWSAGFTVARMQAMLDGVGIPAARYNELAQVWEDEQVRHRKLRARTPHAWAESGSVDLIASPLAQMSASPATIRMAPPMLGEHTAEVLAEIGIDEAGLARLRAAGAV; encoded by the coding sequence ATGAGCACGAACCAGAACGATATGGCCGCCGGCAATGCGGCACTCGCCGGCATCCGCGTCATCGACATGAGCCGCGTCTTCGCCGCCCCCATCGGCGCGCAGATCCTTGGCGACCTTGGCGCCGACGTCATCAAGATCGAGCGCCCGGGCGTGGGCGACGACGGGCGCGGCTACGGCTTCTCGTGGGTCCCCGGCAAGGACGGGATCGAGACGCGCCATTCCAGCTTCTTCACCGTGTCCAACCGCAACAAACGCTCGATCACGCTCAACCATGCCAAGCCGGAGGGGCAGGCCATCCTCAAGGAACTGGTCAAGACCGCCGACGTGCTGATCGAGAACTACAAGGTCGGCGATCTCGCCCGCTTCGGCCTCGACTACGAGAGCCTGAAGGCGATCAACCCGCGGCTGATCTACTGCTCGGTCACCGGCTTCGGCCAGACCGGGCCGATGGCCGCGCGTCCGGGCTATGACGGGCTATTCCAGGCCACCGGCGGCATGATGGCCGTCACCGGCATTCCCGAAGGCCAGCCCGGCGCCGGCCCGCTCAAGACCGGGCCCAGCCTCGTCGATTTCGTGACCGGCCACAACACCGCGCTCGCCATCCTCGGCGCGCTGCAGTACCGCCATCGCAGCGGCGAGGGACAGTTCATCGACATCGCCCTGCTCGACAGTTCGGTGGCGATGGTCAGCCACATCATGCAGGACTACCTGATCAGCGGCCAGGCCCCTCCCCGGCTCGGCAACGGCGGCAACGGCGGCGGCCCCGCCGACCTGATGCACTGCGCCGACGGCATCGTGTACCTCACCGCCGGCACCGACGAGCACTATCGCCGCCTGACCGTGCTGATGGAGCGCCCCGAACTCTTCACCGACCCGCGCTTCGACAGCAATCTCAAGCGCGGCAAGACCAACCGCGCCGAACTGATGGACCTCATCAACGCCTGGAGCGCGGGTTTCACCGTCGCCCGGATGCAGGCCATGCTCGACGGCGTCGGCATCCCCGCCGCGCGCTACAACGAACTCGCGCAAGTCTGGGAGGACGAGCAGGTCAGGCACCGCAAGCTGCGCGCCAGGACGCCCCACGCCTGGGCCGAAAGCGGCTCGGTGGACCTCATCGCCAGCCCGCTCGCCCAGATGTCGGCGAGCCCGGCCACGATCCGCATGGCCCCGCCGATGCTGGGCGAACACACCGCCGAAGTGCTGGCCGAGATCGGCATCGACGAGGCCGGGCTGGCGCGGCTGCGCGCGGCGGGTGCGGTCTGA
- a CDS encoding SDR family NAD(P)-dependent oxidoreductase has product MKTAIITGAGSGIGLETARILHAEGFAIVGVGRSKDKLAKLEAAIGNPDQVLAISADLTDPAVPAAIVGAALERFGRIDALVNNAGVGSPKPLDETDDETLDDFLDIMLVAPFRLCREVIPHLSQGASVVNVTSTFAHVGGRRGGAYSAAKGGLKSLTEHMACEYGPRGIRSNCVAPGVTMTDMVRHRFEDEGFKRANVETTPYPRLAQPEDIASVIAFLCLPGSEMINGQSIVVDGGWTATKYLSPRVTRTTWVEPEGV; this is encoded by the coding sequence ATGAAGACGGCGATCATCACCGGCGCGGGCAGCGGCATCGGGCTGGAGACGGCCAGGATCCTCCACGCCGAAGGCTTCGCGATCGTCGGCGTCGGGCGCAGCAAGGACAAGCTGGCCAAGCTGGAAGCCGCGATCGGCAATCCCGATCAGGTGCTGGCGATCAGTGCCGATCTCACCGATCCCGCCGTTCCGGCCGCCATCGTCGGCGCCGCGCTGGAGCGGTTCGGCCGGATCGATGCGCTGGTGAACAATGCCGGCGTCGGCAGCCCCAAGCCGCTCGACGAGACCGACGACGAGACGCTCGACGATTTCCTCGACATCATGCTGGTCGCCCCGTTTCGCCTCTGCCGCGAGGTGATCCCGCACCTTTCGCAAGGGGCCAGCGTGGTCAATGTCACCAGCACCTTCGCGCATGTCGGCGGGCGGCGCGGCGGCGCCTATTCGGCGGCCAAGGGCGGCCTCAAGTCGCTGACCGAGCACATGGCCTGCGAATATGGCCCGCGCGGCATCCGTTCCAACTGCGTGGCGCCGGGCGTGACGATGACCGACATGGTGCGCCACCGTTTCGAGGACGAGGGTTTCAAGCGCGCCAACGTGGAAACCACGCCCTATCCGCGCCTCGCCCAGCCGGAGGACATCGCCAGCGTGATCGCCTTCCTCTGCCTGCCGGGCAGCGAGATGATCAACGGCCAGTCGATCGTGGTCGACGGCGGCTGGACGGCAACCAAGTACCTCAGCCCGCGGGTGACGCGCACGACCTGGGTGGAGCCGGAGGGCGTTTGA
- a CDS encoding diguanylate cyclase domain-containing protein codes for MFHTPLGIRHAPDLQPGPTASADAALYARATRLIGLGAWACDLATQELSWTECVFELFGLPMDRQVDRREALTFYCEESRETMERLRAHALATGAGFTMDAQIRRADGELRWMRLTAAVRMAGDHASELYGTKQDVTEEHARWLRLRRMAENDPVTGLANRSLFEMHFLDLPMGDEALADIGTLVLFDLDSFKQINDRWGHVAGDACLAAFGHRLAAAFPEARMIARIGGDEFAMLLTRTGQIEMPDRTLRRCLPGLLSPVPWGSELLPLGASAGIAQAGGAGQLDPEALFVRADSALYRAKRQGGGVMAAAA; via the coding sequence GTGTTCCACACGCCCTTGGGCATCCGTCATGCACCCGATTTGCAGCCGGGGCCGACTGCCAGCGCCGATGCCGCGCTCTATGCCCGTGCGACGCGGCTGATCGGGCTGGGCGCCTGGGCATGCGATCTGGCGACCCAGGAATTGTCCTGGACCGAGTGCGTGTTCGAACTGTTCGGGCTGCCGATGGACCGGCAGGTCGACCGGCGCGAGGCACTCACGTTCTATTGCGAAGAATCGCGCGAGACGATGGAACGGCTGCGCGCCCATGCCCTCGCCACCGGCGCCGGCTTCACCATGGACGCCCAGATCCGCCGCGCCGACGGCGAACTGCGCTGGATGCGCCTCACCGCCGCCGTCCGCATGGCCGGCGACCATGCCTCGGAACTCTACGGCACCAAGCAGGACGTCACCGAGGAACACGCCCGCTGGCTGCGCCTGCGCCGCATGGCGGAGAACGACCCGGTCACCGGCCTTGCCAACCGATCCTTGTTCGAGATGCACTTCCTCGACCTGCCGATGGGCGACGAGGCGCTGGCCGACATCGGCACGCTGGTGCTGTTCGACCTCGATTCGTTCAAGCAGATCAACGACCGCTGGGGCCATGTCGCGGGCGATGCCTGCCTTGCCGCGTTTGGCCACCGCCTTGCCGCCGCCTTCCCCGAAGCGCGCATGATCGCCCGTATCGGCGGCGACGAATTCGCGATGCTGCTCACCCGCACCGGCCAGATCGAGATGCCGGACCGCACGCTGCGCCGCTGCCTGCCGGGCCTGCTGAGCCCGGTGCCCTGGGGCAGCGAACTGCTGCCGCTGGGCGCCTCGGCGGGCATCGCGCAAGCCGGCGGAGCGGGCCAGCTCGATCCCGAGGCGCTGTTCGTGCGGGCCGACAGCGCGCTCTACCGCGCCAAGCGGCAGGGCGGCGGCGTGATGGCCGCCGCCGCTTAG
- a CDS encoding VOC family protein: protein MIRGIHHVGVNCRDLKRMTRFYCEAFGFEPVDEGFGWSGEPVMDRIVDLPGSAARGVMLRAGQCYLELFEYSAPPSDLARPLRPNDRGYTHMCIDVTDIENDIVHLKACGMTFSGRDHVDAGHVLTLYGYDPEGNVIEVQQCMPANGFTLEELRAANAA, encoded by the coding sequence ATGATCCGGGGCATCCACCATGTCGGCGTGAACTGCCGCGATCTGAAGCGCATGACCCGGTTCTACTGCGAGGCCTTCGGGTTCGAACCGGTGGACGAGGGCTTCGGCTGGTCCGGCGAGCCGGTGATGGACCGCATCGTCGACCTGCCGGGCTCGGCGGCCAGGGGCGTGATGCTGCGCGCCGGGCAGTGCTATCTTGAACTGTTCGAATATTCCGCGCCGCCGTCCGATCTGGCGCGGCCGCTCAGGCCCAACGATCGCGGCTATACCCATATGTGCATCGACGTGACCGACATCGAGAACGACATCGTGCACCTCAAGGCCTGCGGCATGACGTTCAGCGGGCGCGACCATGTCGACGCCGGCCATGTCCTCACGCTCTACGGCTACGACCCGGAGGGCAACGTGATCGAGGTGCAGCAATGCATGCCGGCCAATGGCTTCACGCTTGAGGAATTGCGCGCCGCAAACGCGGCATAG
- a CDS encoding LacI family DNA-binding transcriptional regulator, with amino-acid sequence MIRTRSRATMEDIARIAGVSKKTISRYINNSPDVSRSMRARLDAVIAETGFVPNAQARALALRRTFLVALVHDGSDRAVREAAEAGILRAMEGSELALVVLPRGDDAASGLHRFLERHGPTGVVLLPPLADREDLAALCARADTPCLRLGEDEPACDERAAMAALVEWLLANGHRRIGLIAGPDASASARRREAGYHDALAAHGLDRGPWLVAAGDNSFASGMEAAALLLELSPRPTAIVACNDEMAAGALAAAAEKGIAVPGELSVAGFDDTPLAAMTVPPLATVHVPWARMAEAAMARLPGIAPMTRHDRACDSFPGDGFSGDGFPGDGFPEPPRSWQGTPVLRASVAPIAPGQGEPAAMPRLRRAIPQA; translated from the coding sequence ATGATCCGCACCCGATCCCGCGCCACGATGGAAGATATAGCCAGGATCGCCGGGGTCTCGAAAAAGACGATCAGCCGCTACATCAACAACTCGCCCGATGTCAGCCGGTCCATGCGCGCGCGGCTGGACGCGGTGATCGCCGAGACCGGCTTTGTCCCCAATGCCCAGGCCCGCGCGCTGGCGCTGCGGCGCACCTTCCTGGTCGCACTGGTCCACGACGGATCCGACCGCGCCGTGCGCGAGGCGGCGGAGGCAGGCATCCTGCGGGCGATGGAAGGCAGCGAACTGGCACTGGTGGTGCTGCCCCGCGGCGACGACGCGGCATCGGGGCTGCACCGCTTCCTGGAACGGCATGGCCCCACCGGAGTGGTCCTGCTGCCCCCGCTCGCGGACCGGGAAGACCTTGCCGCCCTCTGCGCCCGGGCGGACACGCCGTGCCTGCGGCTGGGCGAAGACGAACCGGCCTGCGACGAACGCGCCGCCATGGCCGCGCTGGTGGAATGGCTGCTGGCCAATGGCCATCGCCGGATCGGCCTGATCGCCGGGCCGGATGCATCGGCCTCGGCCCGGCGGCGGGAAGCGGGTTACCACGATGCCCTGGCGGCGCACGGACTGGACCGGGGGCCATGGCTGGTGGCGGCGGGGGACAATTCCTTCGCGTCCGGCATGGAAGCGGCCGCACTGCTGCTGGAACTCAGCCCGCGCCCCACCGCCATCGTCGCCTGCAACGACGAGATGGCCGCCGGCGCCCTTGCCGCCGCCGCCGAAAAGGGGATCGCGGTGCCCGGCGAGCTCTCGGTTGCCGGTTTCGACGATACCCCGCTCGCGGCCATGACCGTGCCGCCGCTGGCCACGGTCCACGTGCCCTGGGCACGCATGGCCGAGGCGGCAATGGCCCGCCTGCCCGGGATCGCGCCGATGACGCGGCATGACCGCGCTTGCGACAGTTTCCCCGGGGACGGTTTTTCTGGTGACGGTTTCCCCGGAGACGGTTTCCCCGAGCCCCCCCGCTCATGGCAAGGAACGCCGGTCCTGCGCGCTTCGGTTGCCCCGATCGCCCCCGGGCAGGGCGAACCGGCGGCTATGCCGCGTTTGCGGCGCGCAATTCCTCAAGCGTGA
- a CDS encoding acyltransferase, translating into MDWLRVGAFVLLIFYHVGFSFTPWGFQTPTRGVVSWAEIPLLGLSAWRLALLFAISGYASAALLKKDGNNRAFLKSRLLRLGIPLLFGLTVVVPPQPYMGLINSGYAHGYGYFLFHDAFSFRKVGYESLPATMHLWFVIYLLVYTLVLCAGLMFLPDAWRTWLRGQAEKLLSGPLMLPLGIVLIFGVRLFYDGWTDIHSLFVDRAAHLHYFGMFLYGFLLRGSEPMRQAIARQWKLALVLGLLGYAWVIGDTLLWPGNTPTPAAWEQPLSFAKSVQCWGTVVALFGIADRYWNFDSKWRPMLVEAVFPIYIAHQTVMVFVSYAIRDMGLTALPEFLTLCITVAGGSWIFYLIGREIGPLRPLIGLKRHRAPRKAAKVAVA; encoded by the coding sequence ATGGATTGGCTGCGCGTTGGCGCCTTTGTCCTGCTGATCTTCTACCATGTCGGCTTTTCGTTCACCCCGTGGGGTTTCCAGACCCCCACGCGCGGGGTGGTGAGCTGGGCGGAAATCCCGCTCCTCGGCCTCAGTGCCTGGCGACTGGCGCTGCTCTTCGCGATTTCCGGCTATGCCAGCGCGGCGCTGCTCAAGAAGGACGGCAACAACCGCGCCTTCCTGAAAAGCCGCCTGCTGCGCCTCGGCATTCCGCTGCTGTTCGGCCTTACCGTCGTTGTCCCGCCGCAGCCCTACATGGGGCTGATCAACAGCGGCTACGCGCACGGCTACGGCTATTTCCTGTTCCATGACGCCTTCAGCTTCCGCAAGGTGGGCTACGAAAGCCTGCCCGCGACGATGCACTTGTGGTTCGTCATCTACCTGCTCGTCTACACGCTGGTGCTCTGCGCGGGCCTGATGTTCCTGCCGGATGCATGGCGGACATGGCTGCGCGGGCAGGCGGAAAAGCTGCTGTCCGGCCCGCTGATGCTGCCGCTGGGCATCGTGCTGATCTTTGGCGTGAGGCTGTTCTACGACGGCTGGACCGACATCCACAGCCTCTTCGTGGACCGCGCCGCGCACCTCCACTACTTCGGCATGTTCCTCTACGGCTTCCTGCTGCGCGGGTCGGAGCCGATGCGCCAGGCGATCGCGAGGCAGTGGAAGCTGGCGCTGGTGCTAGGCCTGCTCGGTTATGCCTGGGTGATCGGCGATACGCTGCTCTGGCCCGGCAACACGCCGACGCCGGCGGCGTGGGAGCAGCCGCTGTCCTTCGCCAAGTCGGTGCAGTGCTGGGGCACGGTGGTCGCGCTGTTCGGCATTGCCGACCGCTACTGGAACTTCGACAGCAAGTGGCGGCCGATGCTGGTCGAGGCGGTGTTCCCGATCTACATCGCGCACCAGACGGTGATGGTCTTTGTCAGCTATGCCATCCGCGACATGGGGCTGACCGCTCTGCCGGAATTCCTGACGCTCTGCATCACCGTGGCCGGGGGATCCTGGATCTTCTACCTGATCGGCCGCGAAATCGGCCCGCTGCGCCCGCTGATCGGGCTGAAGCGGCACCGGGCGCCGCGCAAGGCTGCCAAGGTCGCGGTGGCCTGA
- a CDS encoding thiolase family protein, translating to MASTEAYITGLGQSEVGVRLPRHPLLLTVDAVREALDDAGLTLGQIDGVFTYPGKMNGYTAFSPVSSDDLIEVLGIKSKWHLGAMEQPAQLSAIAAAAMAVKQGLVRHAICFRTVYEAGGMADPGTYMSGMKQDTVTGPSQWTSPFWATSAACWTAQYAARHMHRYGMTREQLGQIAINASKNAMRNPRARAITREALTLDKYMSARMISSPLCLYDCDRFTDASTVVIVSAGDALDEVTTTPVRIAAMAGSVDRYSWDQVEWFAAYETGADLWKRTDYTAEDVDTVQFYDGFAFLPITWLEGLGFCEKGEGGRFIEGGSRIALDGELPMNTFGGQLGAGRLHGFGFAHEAVNQLRGTATGRQVAGDPKLAVATSGGGPMAAALLLARD from the coding sequence ATGGCCAGCACGGAAGCCTATATCACCGGCCTCGGCCAGTCCGAGGTCGGCGTGCGCCTGCCGCGCCATCCGCTGCTCCTGACCGTCGATGCCGTGCGCGAGGCGCTGGACGACGCGGGGCTGACGCTCGGCCAGATCGACGGCGTGTTCACCTACCCCGGCAAGATGAACGGCTACACCGCCTTCTCGCCGGTCAGCAGCGACGACCTGATCGAAGTGCTGGGCATCAAGTCCAAGTGGCACCTCGGCGCGATGGAGCAGCCCGCCCAGCTTTCCGCCATCGCGGCGGCGGCGATGGCGGTGAAGCAGGGTCTCGTGCGCCATGCGATCTGTTTCCGCACCGTCTACGAGGCGGGCGGCATGGCCGATCCCGGCACCTACATGTCGGGCATGAAGCAGGACACCGTCACCGGCCCCTCGCAGTGGACCAGCCCGTTCTGGGCCACGTCCGCCGCCTGCTGGACCGCGCAATATGCCGCAAGGCACATGCACCGCTATGGCATGACGCGCGAGCAGCTTGGCCAGATCGCCATCAACGCCTCGAAGAACGCCATGCGCAACCCGCGCGCGCGGGCGATCACCAGGGAAGCGCTGACGCTGGACAAGTACATGTCCGCAAGGATGATCTCCAGCCCGCTCTGCCTCTACGACTGCGACCGCTTCACCGACGCCTCGACGGTGGTGATCGTCTCGGCCGGTGACGCGCTGGACGAAGTGACGACCACCCCGGTGCGCATCGCCGCGATGGCGGGCTCGGTCGATCGCTATTCGTGGGACCAGGTCGAATGGTTCGCCGCCTACGAGACCGGCGCCGACCTCTGGAAGCGCACCGACTACACCGCTGAGGATGTGGATACCGTCCAGTTCTACGACGGTTTCGCATTCCTGCCGATCACCTGGCTGGAGGGCCTCGGCTTCTGCGAAAAGGGCGAAGGCGGCCGGTTCATCGAGGGCGGTTCCCGCATCGCCCTGGACGGCGAACTGCCGATGAACACCTTCGGCGGCCAGCTTGGCGCCGGGCGCCTGCACGGCTTCGGCTTTGCCCATGAGGCGGTGAACCAGCTGCGCGGCACCGCCACCGGACGCCAGGTCGCCGGCGATCCGAAACTGGCCGTGGCGACCTCCGGCGGCGGGCCGATGGCAGCGGCGCTGCTCCTGGCGCGGGATTGA
- a CDS encoding Zn-ribbon domain-containing OB-fold protein yields MNPPRPRPKLDQENTAFWTGGREGRLNIVKCGDCGEFTHPPRLLCRHCQSENVAPHAVAGTGVIDSFTVNHQPWARDLEVPYVIARVKLDGAPGVYLTTNIVHCPVEAVDFEDKVRVVFEEQDGIFYPLFERIA; encoded by the coding sequence ATGAATCCACCGCGGCCAAGGCCAAAGCTGGACCAGGAGAATACCGCATTCTGGACGGGCGGCCGCGAAGGCAGGCTGAACATCGTGAAATGCGGCGATTGCGGTGAATTCACTCATCCCCCGCGCCTGCTCTGCCGCCACTGCCAGTCCGAGAATGTCGCCCCTCACGCAGTAGCCGGCACCGGCGTGATCGACAGCTTCACGGTGAACCACCAGCCCTGGGCCAGGGATCTCGAAGTCCCCTATGTGATCGCCCGCGTGAAGCTGGACGGCGCCCCCGGGGTCTACCTGACCACCAACATCGTCCATTGCCCGGTCGAGGCGGTCGATTTCGAGGACAAGGTGCGCGTCGTGTTCGAGGAGCAGGACGGCATCTTCTACCCCCTCTTCGAGAGGATCGCCTGA
- a CDS encoding CaiB/BaiF CoA-transferase family protein, translated as MPRPDRKGPLAGIRVIELTKVWAGPYAGKLLAHLGAEVIKIESRSNLDEMRAYGGVDIDAAPYFLSINQEILSVQVNMKTAEGLDLVKRMIADADILIDNIRPGAMERSGLDYESLKAIKPDLIQCAIKMWGSDGPLGYQTGYAPCFAALSGLTALVGHEGETPKGMNIRYGDSTAGALAALACLAALHHRESTGEGQFIDLSAVEAMTSLVGDSLFAASVTGDVPSADGNYHAEMAPHGFYPCGESGWTSIAAANEAEWQALCGTLDAPALAADPRFATLTDRLSNRAALDAELSALTRPHDAADLAEKLRNAGVPAFKAMSSMDLCADAFLWGRGALRMVSDHRNTARPVIGPSWRISPEGPQVERGAPLLGEHNGYLYRELLGLSQSEMDDLIARKVID; from the coding sequence ATGCCGCGTCCTGACCGCAAAGGCCCCCTCGCCGGCATTCGCGTGATCGAACTCACCAAAGTCTGGGCCGGACCTTACGCGGGCAAGCTGCTCGCCCACCTCGGCGCGGAAGTGATCAAGATCGAATCCCGCTCCAACCTCGACGAGATGCGCGCCTATGGCGGTGTGGACATCGACGCCGCACCCTATTTCCTGTCGATCAACCAGGAGATCCTCTCGGTTCAGGTCAACATGAAGACCGCCGAGGGGCTGGACCTCGTCAAGCGCATGATCGCCGATGCCGACATTCTGATCGACAATATCCGCCCCGGCGCAATGGAACGCTCCGGGCTCGATTACGAAAGCCTCAAGGCGATCAAGCCGGACCTCATCCAGTGCGCGATCAAGATGTGGGGCAGCGACGGGCCGCTGGGCTATCAGACCGGCTACGCCCCCTGCTTCGCCGCGCTCTCGGGCCTGACCGCGCTGGTCGGGCATGAGGGCGAGACGCCCAAGGGCATGAACATCCGCTACGGCGATTCCACCGCCGGGGCACTGGCCGCGCTCGCCTGCCTGGCCGCGCTCCACCACCGCGAGAGCACCGGCGAAGGCCAGTTCATCGACCTCTCGGCGGTGGAGGCGATGACCAGCCTGGTCGGCGACAGCCTCTTTGCCGCCAGCGTCACCGGAGACGTGCCCAGCGCCGACGGCAACTATCACGCGGAGATGGCCCCGCACGGCTTCTACCCCTGCGGCGAGAGCGGCTGGACAAGTATCGCGGCGGCGAACGAGGCCGAATGGCAGGCGCTGTGCGGCACGCTGGACGCCCCCGCCCTCGCCGCCGATCCGCGCTTCGCGACGCTGACGGACCGGCTAAGCAACCGCGCCGCACTCGATGCCGAACTCTCCGCCCTCACCCGCCCGCACGACGCCGCGGACCTTGCCGAAAAGCTCCGCAACGCGGGTGTTCCGGCGTTCAAGGCGATGAGTTCGATGGACCTGTGCGCGGACGCATTCCTCTGGGGCCGCGGCGCCTTGCGCATGGTCAGCGACCACCGCAACACCGCGCGCCCGGTGATCGGCCCGTCCTGGCGGATCAGCCCCGAAGGCCCGCAGGTCGAACGCGGCGCGCCGCTCCTCGGCGAGCACAATGGCTACCTCTACCGCGAGCTTCTGGGCTTGTCGCAAAGCGAAATGGACGACCTGATCGCCCGCAAGGTCATCGACTGA
- a CDS encoding CaiB/BaiF CoA-transferase family protein yields MTRRGALQGLIVIEIAERVSGEYTGKLLADLGAEVVKVERPGGAPSRAMGPFAAGESTLFAYLNTNKKSVVLDLADAADRKVLDRLLARAHALIDDHDEGWCRAMGLTPDMVSGAHPALVHTLVTPFGQDAPESWQAARPINVIAAGGWAYHSPSETPADRPPLKGAGRFLSDYEAGIDAALATLASLLRLRREGQGQFIDISEVDVQLNRTDCVLGRMLAGEAEPSDARTAYDMGGPGTSFACRDGHVFLLMTSRAHWQVLCALMGDPAWTRELREDWLEFDCTPPNVAKFREHFTGWIARQDKHPVTEAAQKAGLAMVPVQTAQDLPRHPQFIHRGFFQQAVHPAFGQVSYPTAAYRMSATPVMVKAAAPRLGADQEEILDAAS; encoded by the coding sequence ATGACACGCAGAGGCGCCCTCCAGGGGCTTATCGTGATCGAGATCGCCGAGCGGGTGAGCGGCGAATATACCGGCAAGCTGCTGGCCGATCTCGGCGCCGAAGTGGTCAAGGTGGAGCGCCCCGGCGGCGCCCCCAGCCGCGCGATGGGGCCGTTCGCGGCGGGGGAATCGACGCTGTTCGCCTACCTCAATACCAACAAGAAATCGGTCGTGCTGGACCTTGCCGATGCGGCCGACCGCAAGGTGCTGGACCGCCTGCTGGCGCGCGCCCACGCGCTGATCGACGATCATGACGAGGGCTGGTGCCGGGCGATGGGCCTGACGCCGGACATGGTCTCCGGCGCGCATCCGGCGCTGGTCCACACGCTGGTCACCCCGTTCGGGCAGGACGCGCCGGAAAGCTGGCAAGCGGCCCGTCCGATCAACGTCATCGCCGCCGGCGGCTGGGCCTATCACAGCCCCAGCGAAACGCCTGCCGACAGGCCGCCGCTCAAAGGCGCGGGCCGCTTCCTCTCCGACTACGAAGCCGGGATCGACGCCGCGCTGGCCACCTTGGCCTCGCTGCTGCGCCTGCGCCGCGAGGGACAGGGGCAGTTCATCGATATTTCCGAAGTGGACGTGCAACTGAACCGCACCGACTGCGTGCTCGGCCGCATGCTGGCGGGCGAGGCCGAGCCGAGCGACGCGCGCACCGCCTACGACATGGGCGGCCCCGGCACCTCCTTCGCCTGCCGCGACGGGCACGTCTTCCTGCTGATGACCAGCCGCGCGCACTGGCAGGTCCTCTGCGCGCTGATGGGCGACCCCGCCTGGACGCGGGAACTGCGCGAAGACTGGCTGGAGTTCGACTGCACGCCGCCCAATGTCGCCAAGTTCCGCGAACACTTCACCGGCTGGATCGCCCGGCAGGACAAGCATCCGGTCACCGAGGCCGCGCAGAAGGCGGGCCTTGCCATGGTGCCGGTGCAGACCGCGCAGGACCTGCCCCGCCACCCTCAGTTCATCCATCGCGGGTTCTTCCAGCAGGCCGTGCATCCCGCGTTCGGGCAGGTCTCCTATCCCACCGCCGCCTACCGCATGAGCGCCACGCCGGTCATGGTGAAGGCCGCCGCCCCCCGCCTCGGCGCCGACCAGGAGGAGATCCTCGATGCCGCGTCCTGA